Proteins co-encoded in one Chitinophagales bacterium genomic window:
- the ftsZ gene encoding cell division protein FtsZ has protein sequence MSIQFDLPKEENSIIKVIGVGGGGSNAVTHMFKQGIVGVNFMICNTDEQALEQNQIPNKIQLGPGLTEGRGAGSQPEVGRNATLESMDDIKQALGKDTKMIFITAGMGGGTGTGGAPVVARAARELGILTVGIVTTPFFFEGGKRIRQADKGIEELKENVDALIVISNDKMRELYGNLSLSEAFAKADDVLATAARGIAEIITVPGYVNVDFEDVSTVMRNSGVAIMGSGMAVGDDRALKAVKQALASPLLSENDIRGAQHILLNITSGTKEVLMDEVSEITSYIQEAAGYTSEVIWGNCSDESLEDRISVTVIATGFETKEARKASKPERVVISLDDEQPVTPKTVVSREPVLKEPQREEPEEDFSFNPQRYKRIAPKQEMTPMEEDEKTGNPHFDSKRFGKTYSTEEERMKVFMERRKRLRGLSMKLQSPSNANLKELENEPAYKRRNVQLEDTPHSSESNISKYSLTEDEKDKLEFKKRNPFLHDNVD, from the coding sequence ATGTCTATACAATTTGATTTACCAAAAGAAGAAAACTCCATCATCAAGGTAATCGGTGTAGGTGGAGGCGGAAGCAATGCTGTGACGCACATGTTCAAGCAAGGTATTGTAGGTGTGAACTTTATGATCTGCAATACGGATGAACAAGCATTGGAGCAGAACCAAATTCCCAACAAAATTCAACTGGGACCTGGTCTTACCGAAGGTCGTGGCGCAGGTTCGCAACCCGAAGTAGGACGCAATGCAACTTTGGAGTCTATGGACGATATCAAACAGGCATTGGGTAAGGATACGAAAATGATTTTTATTACCGCTGGTATGGGCGGTGGTACGGGTACTGGAGGTGCGCCTGTGGTAGCTCGTGCGGCTCGCGAGTTGGGCATTTTGACCGTGGGTATTGTGACGACTCCTTTCTTTTTTGAAGGAGGTAAACGTATCCGTCAGGCAGACAAAGGAATTGAAGAATTGAAGGAGAATGTGGATGCTTTGATTGTGATTTCTAATGACAAGATGCGGGAGCTTTACGGCAATTTGTCTCTTTCTGAGGCTTTTGCGAAAGCGGACGATGTCTTGGCAACGGCTGCAAGGGGTATTGCAGAAATTATCACCGTTCCTGGTTATGTGAACGTGGATTTTGAAGATGTTAGCACGGTGATGCGTAATAGCGGTGTGGCGATTATGGGTTCTGGAATGGCGGTTGGTGATGACCGTGCATTGAAGGCAGTGAAGCAGGCTTTGGCTTCTCCATTGTTGAGCGAAAACGATATTCGTGGTGCACAGCATATTTTGTTGAACATTACTTCTGGTACAAAAGAGGTATTGATGGACGAAGTAAGCGAGATCACGAGCTATATTCAAGAGGCTGCGGGCTATACGTCAGAGGTTATCTGGGGTAATTGCTCGGATGAATCTTTGGAGGATCGCATCAGCGTGACGGTAATCGCTACGGGTTTTGAAACAAAGGAGGCCCGCAAGGCTAGCAAACCTGAGCGTGTGGTGATTAGCTTGGATGACGAACAACCTGTGACTCCAAAAACAGTGGTTTCGAGAGAGCCTGTATTGAAGGAGCCGCAAAGGGAAGAGCCTGAGGAGGATTTTAGCTTCAATCCGCAACGCTACAAACGTATTGCGCCTAAGCAGGAAATGACTCCAATGGAGGAGGATGAAAAAACGGGTAATCCGCATTTTGATTCAAAGCGGTTTGGAAAGACGTATAGCACGGAGGAGGAACGAATGAAGGTATTTATGGAGCGTAGAAAACGTTTGCGTGGTTTGAGTATGAAATTGCAGTCACCTTCCAATGCCAATTTGAAGGAGTTGGAGAATGAGCCAGCTTACAAACGCCGCAATGTGCAGTTGGAGGATACGCCTCATTCTTCGGAGTCGAATATTTCTAAGTACTCATTGACGGAGGACGAAAAGGATAAATTGGAGTTTAAGAAACGCAATCCTTTTTTGCATGACAATGTGGATTAA